Proteins from a genomic interval of Paenibacillus sp. FSL R5-0623:
- a CDS encoding FixH family protein: protein MSGQARWFMPFIVLVLLTVGCSYEEQSQSGEMPEMIKVKLVVPEKASLHKPIQLQVKLTQGDTPLSHADHVQFQIWNELDDPPSVSPEKGMMTADELENQGAITANESEEGLYEIQHTFEEPGTYVVQVHVTHGAMHSMPRARIVAE from the coding sequence ATGAGTGGACAAGCTCGTTGGTTCATGCCCTTCATTGTTCTGGTCCTCCTGACAGTGGGATGCTCTTATGAGGAACAGTCACAATCGGGTGAGATGCCAGAGATGATCAAAGTTAAACTTGTCGTTCCAGAGAAGGCTTCTCTTCATAAACCAATACAGTTGCAGGTGAAGCTTACACAGGGAGATACACCGTTAAGCCATGCCGACCATGTGCAATTCCAGATCTGGAATGAGCTTGATGATCCACCTTCTGTATCTCCGGAAAAAGGTATGATGACAGCGGACGAACTGGAGAATCAGGGGGCTATTACTGCCAATGAGTCAGAGGAAGGGCTATATGAAATCCAGCATACCTTTGAAGAACCAGGCACGTATGTGGTACAGGTCCATGTTACGCACGGAGCTATGCATAGCATGCCGAGAGCGAGAATTGTAGCGGAATGA
- a CDS encoding carbohydrate ABC transporter permease, with the protein MAGQSRILNGIKFIALIIVMILFVFPFVLLIVNSFKANQAITSDPLGLPSSFQFDNYVNAFDKMGYVSAFSNSLLITIAGVLLIALFAAMTAHYFVRHKSKLNQYLFFLMVAAMIIPFQAIMIPLVKIYGSLSLLDNKWSLIYMYIGFGSPLAVFIYHGFIKSIPLELEEAALMDGCGRVQTFFRIVLPVLLPTTVTISVLNVLWIWNDFLLPSLVLTSSEQRTLPLSTFYFYGTYTVDYGPLMAGLVLTLLPVLIVYLFAQKYIIQGVMQGAIK; encoded by the coding sequence ATGGCAGGACAATCGCGCATTCTCAACGGGATAAAGTTTATTGCACTAATCATTGTGATGATTTTGTTTGTATTTCCGTTTGTACTTCTAATCGTCAATTCGTTCAAGGCTAATCAGGCAATTACCTCCGATCCGCTGGGCTTGCCAAGCTCCTTTCAATTCGATAATTATGTCAATGCGTTTGACAAGATGGGATATGTATCTGCCTTCAGCAATTCATTGCTCATTACCATTGCAGGTGTATTACTGATTGCTCTTTTTGCGGCGATGACAGCACATTACTTTGTTCGTCACAAAAGCAAGCTGAATCAGTATCTCTTTTTCCTGATGGTAGCTGCGATGATTATTCCATTCCAGGCCATTATGATTCCATTGGTTAAAATATACGGATCGCTCAGTCTGCTGGATAACAAGTGGTCGCTGATCTACATGTATATTGGCTTTGGCAGTCCGCTCGCCGTATTTATCTACCATGGCTTTATCAAAAGTATTCCCCTGGAGCTTGAAGAAGCCGCTCTAATGGATGGCTGCGGCAGGGTGCAGACCTTTTTCCGTATCGTACTGCCGGTGTTATTGCCAACAACCGTAACGATTAGTGTACTGAATGTATTGTGGATATGGAATGATTTTTTGCTGCCTTCCCTGGTACTGACTTCATCGGAGCAGCGAACGCTGCCGCTGTCCACGTTTTATTTTTATGGGACATACACAGTGGATTACGGTCCATTGATGGCTGGTCTGGTGTTGACCCTGTTGCCTGTCCTGATCGTTTATCTGTTTGCGCAGAAGTACATTATTCAGGGGGTCATGCAAGGGGCTATCAAATAA
- a CDS encoding MerR family transcriptional regulator: METMTRGMLAKRTGVSMATLRYYEDSGILPAPRRSSNGYRVYTEDYLVKIKFIKDAQSLGYSLKEIQETLQLLSQEDMESDTLKILVRDRIADIQNHIDHLEQMQIHLARLLKTPEEDIHSYIQSFRVTKKEPDEINP, translated from the coding sequence ATGGAAACCATGACAAGAGGAATGTTGGCCAAGCGTACCGGTGTAAGTATGGCAACCCTCCGTTATTACGAAGATAGTGGAATTCTGCCTGCTCCCCGTCGTTCCTCCAACGGATATCGGGTGTATACCGAGGATTATCTGGTCAAAATTAAGTTCATTAAGGATGCCCAGTCGCTGGGTTACTCTCTAAAGGAGATACAAGAGACCCTGCAACTGCTAAGCCAGGAGGATATGGAGAGTGATACGTTAAAAATACTCGTCCGTGACCGAATCGCAGATATTCAAAATCATATCGATCACCTTGAACAGATGCAGATTCATCTGGCCAGATTGCTCAAGACGCCAGAAGAGGATATCCATAGCTATATCCAGTCGTTTAGGGTGACAAAGAAAGAACCGGATGAGATTAATCCATAA
- a CDS encoding prolyl oligopeptidase family serine peptidase — translation MRTLEWILVLVTVAATVLMLVFPKHRAMTVGTLTALILAVLLHGLINSFRVQMIPTYIVTLVLFITLIIQLMKSYRSSRYVQSALKPNRRSWIKMTLASILVLAFSAGSIILTWLLPAFTMPEPTGTYTIGTFSQHLVDESREETKTPEAGDKRELMINVWYPVDQKAAQGLPLEHYPGELGEAISLVFGIPSQVFSYLDTIPTHVVQGAEMSAAQNKYPVVLFSPGIRSARFQSMTMIEELVSHGYIVVGIDHPYTSAQVNFPDGHAVSYMADPEFATSAELYQYNVEGIGIRADDASFVLDTLTDWNSHDPNQRLQGKLDLDHVGIMGHSYGGATTAEVLAQDERFQAGLSLEGGFWGSVSTTALKQPFMYIMSGGTAKSLDPDATAKDKVFYPEFEPDLDRVMSNSLNDTYYLTVENLFHQSFTDISLISPKMFARGMTPEHNVDITRSYALAFFDRYLKGKEQPLLQGSSAQFPEATYDATYTKIRNEQTQ, via the coding sequence ATGAGAACTTTGGAATGGATTTTGGTATTGGTAACCGTAGCTGCTACGGTACTCATGCTGGTGTTTCCGAAGCACCGAGCAATGACAGTGGGGACACTCACAGCTCTGATTCTGGCAGTGCTTCTGCATGGCTTAATCAATTCATTTCGTGTGCAGATGATACCAACCTATATCGTTACACTTGTATTATTCATTACGTTAATCATTCAACTCATGAAATCATACCGCAGTAGCCGTTATGTTCAGAGTGCACTGAAACCTAACCGTCGTTCATGGATAAAGATGACGCTGGCATCGATTCTCGTTCTGGCCTTCAGTGCAGGTTCAATCATACTGACCTGGCTGTTGCCGGCTTTTACGATGCCTGAACCAACCGGCACCTATACGATTGGCACATTCTCTCAACACCTGGTGGATGAATCTCGCGAAGAGACCAAAACACCCGAGGCCGGGGACAAGCGTGAGCTGATGATTAATGTGTGGTATCCGGTGGATCAGAAGGCTGCCCAAGGGCTGCCCCTGGAGCATTATCCTGGTGAACTGGGAGAAGCGATCAGTCTGGTCTTCGGCATTCCGTCACAGGTGTTCAGTTATCTGGATACCATTCCAACACATGTGGTCCAAGGAGCCGAGATGTCCGCTGCCCAGAACAAGTATCCAGTAGTATTGTTCTCGCCGGGGATTCGCTCAGCCCGGTTTCAGAGCATGACGATGATTGAGGAGCTGGTTAGCCACGGTTACATTGTCGTGGGGATAGATCACCCTTATACGTCTGCACAAGTGAATTTCCCCGATGGACATGCAGTTTCCTATATGGCCGACCCTGAGTTTGCAACGTCAGCGGAATTATATCAATATAATGTAGAAGGCATAGGCATTCGTGCAGATGATGCAAGTTTTGTGCTTGATACGCTTACCGATTGGAATTCACATGACCCGAATCAACGGCTCCAAGGCAAACTTGATCTGGATCACGTCGGCATCATGGGACATTCATATGGTGGGGCAACGACAGCTGAAGTACTGGCGCAGGATGAACGTTTCCAGGCAGGCTTGAGTTTGGAAGGCGGATTCTGGGGATCGGTATCCACAACAGCCTTGAAACAGCCGTTTATGTATATCATGTCGGGTGGGACAGCCAAAAGTCTGGACCCGGACGCCACTGCCAAGGATAAAGTATTTTATCCCGAGTTTGAGCCTGATTTGGATCGGGTGATGTCAAATAGTCTTAATGATACCTATTATCTGACAGTGGAGAATTTGTTCCATCAAAGCTTTACGGATATATCGTTGATTTCACCGAAAATGTTTGCCAGAGGCATGACGCCAGAACATAATGTGGATATAACCAGATCCTATGCGCTGGCATTCTTTGACCGTTATCTGAAAGGGAAAGAGCAGCCATTGCTGCAAGGATCTTCAGCACAATTTCCCGAGGCCACCTATGATGCCACATATACTAAGATACGCAACGAACAAACACAATAA
- a CDS encoding glycoside hydrolase family 32 protein: MNQERHEKQGMDTRQETDLGLTSSSAQTKESYTLARANAYIKENRHQVDPTYRMDYHLMPEVGWMNDPNGFIYFGGMYHMFYQHYPYEPVWGPMHWGHAVSRDLVTWSYLPVALAPDQSYDSGGCFSGSAIVQDGKLVLMYTGHIVTGPDKDNDYLQTQNIAVSDNGIDFVKSAMNPVIRLDQIPEHTSPKDFRDPKVFERNGVYYCVLGSNDAAGKGVILLYRSTDLLDWSYVNVMAQSDGTLGDNWECPDLFTLDGRDVLIMSPQRMPAQGDNYRNLHSTVYMMGSLDEDQGVLKYEQYVPLDCGFDFYAPQTMEDAQGRRIMVAWMDTWETEIPTQYSHAWAGAMTLPRQLIRRGERLIFQPLPELIQYRSEGTEQYGIDLNGNEHDLGISGDRYELYAVFEAEDAQHFGLKLRTGEDEETVISYDVEQRRLCLSREQAGQGPGGERAATVELLDGKLELHIFMDVSSVEVFIQQGEQVMTGRIYPGPNSTGIKAFSAGTCTLTELRKWNLRIPR; this comes from the coding sequence ATGAACCAGGAACGACACGAGAAGCAGGGAATGGACACAAGACAAGAGACAGACCTTGGACTGACAAGTTCTTCGGCTCAAACAAAGGAGAGTTATACACTCGCCCGGGCCAACGCATATATCAAGGAGAACCGACATCAGGTTGATCCAACCTATCGAATGGATTATCATTTGATGCCAGAGGTGGGCTGGATGAATGATCCCAACGGCTTCATATACTTCGGTGGGATGTATCATATGTTCTATCAGCATTATCCCTACGAACCGGTATGGGGGCCTATGCACTGGGGCCATGCGGTGAGCCGTGATTTGGTTACATGGTCTTATCTGCCTGTTGCACTGGCACCGGATCAGAGCTACGACAGTGGAGGTTGTTTCTCCGGAAGCGCAATCGTGCAGGATGGCAAATTGGTGCTGATGTACACGGGACATATCGTGACTGGACCTGACAAGGATAACGATTACTTGCAGACACAGAATATCGCTGTCTCGGACAATGGGATTGATTTTGTCAAAAGCGCGATGAATCCGGTTATTCGGCTGGATCAAATCCCGGAGCATACCAGTCCGAAGGACTTCCGTGATCCGAAAGTATTTGAACGAAACGGTGTGTACTATTGTGTACTTGGGTCAAATGATGCTGCTGGTAAAGGTGTCATTCTGTTATACCGTTCAACGGACTTGCTGGATTGGAGTTATGTCAACGTTATGGCCCAGAGTGACGGGACGCTTGGTGACAATTGGGAATGTCCAGATCTGTTCACACTGGATGGCCGAGATGTGCTGATCATGTCTCCGCAGCGAATGCCTGCTCAGGGAGACAACTATCGCAACTTGCATTCGACCGTTTATATGATGGGATCGCTGGATGAAGACCAAGGTGTACTGAAGTACGAGCAGTACGTTCCGCTTGACTGTGGCTTCGACTTTTATGCACCTCAGACGATGGAGGATGCACAGGGACGACGAATCATGGTGGCCTGGATGGATACGTGGGAAACGGAAATCCCGACACAATATTCCCATGCGTGGGCTGGAGCAATGACTTTGCCAAGACAACTAATTCGTAGGGGAGAACGCCTGATATTCCAGCCTCTTCCCGAACTTATACAATACAGGTCGGAAGGAACCGAACAGTATGGCATAGATTTAAATGGTAATGAACATGATCTTGGAATCAGTGGAGACCGTTATGAACTGTATGCTGTATTCGAAGCGGAAGACGCACAGCATTTCGGGTTGAAGCTGCGTACGGGTGAGGATGAAGAAACCGTGATTTCCTATGATGTAGAGCAGCGTCGTTTATGCTTAAGTCGCGAGCAGGCCGGACAAGGACCGGGGGGCGAACGAGCTGCGACAGTGGAACTGCTTGACGGGAAACTGGAACTTCATATTTTTATGGATGTCAGCTCCGTTGAAGTGTTCATTCAGCAGGGAGAACAGGTAATGACTGGGCGGATATATCCTGGGCCGAACTCAACAGGTATCAAGGCTTTTTCGGCTGGAACGTGTACGTTGACTGAACTTCGCAAATGGAACTTACGAATTCCTCGATAA
- a CDS encoding LacI family DNA-binding transcriptional regulator, translating into MATIHDVALRAGVSVTTVSRVLNNRGYISQKTRDKVYQTMDELNYRPNEIARSLLRKQSNVIGLIIPDVSHPFFGELANYVEYHAYQNGFKIMLCNSHMDPSKEREYVEMLKGNRVDGIIMGSHTLEVDEYMNLHSPIVTFDRKIGEDIPFISSDNYQGGVMAAELLLSKNRRNLAHICGNLELQMLSNRRTTGFVDTLQAHGVKPVMIHETDLNVFDQHQYTELVDKLLAQHPEVDGLFVTSDLMAVHALKQIMLGGRKVPDDIAIVGYDDSRTASYTVPGITTIRQPVEAMAKLAIDLIRRQLAEEKIGMEHILPVTIVERETT; encoded by the coding sequence ATGGCAACAATTCATGATGTTGCACTCAGGGCAGGAGTTTCTGTAACTACCGTCTCGCGTGTATTAAACAACCGGGGATATATCAGTCAGAAGACTCGGGACAAAGTGTATCAAACCATGGACGAACTGAACTATCGACCCAACGAAATTGCCCGTTCTCTTCTGCGTAAACAATCCAATGTTATAGGCTTGATTATTCCCGATGTATCCCATCCGTTTTTTGGAGAACTGGCTAACTATGTTGAGTACCATGCATACCAGAATGGATTTAAAATTATGTTATGCAATTCCCACATGGACCCTTCCAAAGAGCGTGAATATGTGGAAATGCTCAAGGGTAATCGCGTGGATGGCATTATTATGGGAAGTCATACACTTGAAGTCGATGAGTATATGAATTTGCATTCCCCAATCGTGACCTTTGATCGTAAGATCGGTGAAGACATCCCTTTTATCTCATCTGATAACTATCAGGGAGGGGTTATGGCTGCTGAATTGCTGCTCTCGAAGAACAGACGGAATCTGGCACATATCTGCGGTAATTTGGAATTGCAAATGCTGTCCAATCGCCGGACGACAGGTTTCGTTGATACATTGCAGGCTCATGGAGTCAAGCCGGTCATGATTCATGAAACCGATCTGAATGTGTTTGATCAGCATCAGTATACGGAATTGGTGGATAAGCTGCTTGCACAACACCCGGAGGTGGATGGGCTCTTTGTAACGAGTGATCTGATGGCGGTGCATGCGCTGAAGCAGATCATGTTAGGTGGGCGCAAGGTACCTGACGATATCGCTATTGTAGGTTATGATGACAGTCGTACGGCGTCGTATACGGTGCCTGGCATAACAACGATCAGGCAGCCGGTGGAGGCCATGGCTAAGCTGGCGATTGATCTGATTCGGCGCCAGCTCGCGGAAGAGAAGATCGGAATGGAGCATATTTTGCCAGTTACCATTGTGGAGAGAGAGACGACCTGA
- a CDS encoding winged helix-turn-helix transcriptional regulator yields the protein MVKYNTGINIFMDIAGGKWKCLILFFLSQQSVRTKEFYELIPGITQKVLTDQLKQLESDGLVHREIFKEVPPKVEYSLTDLGRSFVPVLNTMCDWGNTYARTKGMEQDGHIQCDHE from the coding sequence TTGGTTAAATATAATACCGGAATAAATATTTTCATGGATATCGCTGGGGGGAAGTGGAAGTGTCTTATCCTTTTTTTTCTGAGCCAACAATCGGTGCGAACCAAGGAATTCTATGAACTGATACCTGGAATCACACAAAAGGTCTTAACAGACCAATTGAAACAGTTGGAGAGCGATGGCCTCGTTCATAGGGAAATATTCAAGGAAGTCCCGCCAAAAGTAGAATATAGTTTAACTGATCTCGGACGATCCTTCGTTCCGGTCTTGAACACGATGTGCGACTGGGGCAATACGTACGCAAGGACCAAAGGTATGGAGCAGGATGGACATATTCAATGTGACCATGAATGA
- a CDS encoding ABC transporter substrate-binding protein, producing the protein MKREQRWMKLSVLSLSLIMMLVLSACGSKAAMESNSSSEGSSSESVKITLLNSKSEINSQLEQAAKDFHAENPNVTLEIVPVGSGQSPFEKASALYASGSPTTMMMLDTGDVEKFKDRVLDLTSESWVKDAVENSTAATTFDGKNYAFPFSIEGYGFIYNQNVLDQAVGGTFDPKSVQTTAQLDELFQKIAATGKSPLIVSPMDWSLGAHYLGLAYGGQSPDRAKVDQFITDLKAGQVDLSSNAVFNGLIDTFDLMKTYNIDKASPLSGTYERGPEVLGKGEVGIWFQGNWAWPQISSFDTADGKYGFLPVPVSNNPDDFGNTQISAAVSKRILLDKEKSTPAQQEAAKKFLEWIVYNEKGQDFLVNQASIIPAFSNITLEPTDPLGKSISEYIKAGKIEESMSTLPADHWSKLGASMQKYLADVIDRAGLASEIQAYWSNVK; encoded by the coding sequence ATGAAAAGAGAACAGAGATGGATGAAATTATCGGTATTGTCATTGTCATTGATTATGATGCTTGTATTGTCGGCATGTGGAAGTAAAGCAGCGATGGAGTCCAATTCCTCCTCAGAGGGTAGCAGCAGTGAGAGTGTCAAAATCACCTTGCTTAATTCCAAGTCGGAAATTAACAGTCAGCTGGAGCAAGCGGCTAAAGACTTCCATGCTGAAAATCCAAATGTCACACTTGAAATTGTACCTGTAGGCAGTGGACAGTCTCCGTTTGAAAAAGCGTCTGCTCTGTATGCCTCCGGCAGCCCTACAACGATGATGATGCTGGATACAGGGGATGTCGAGAAGTTCAAGGATCGTGTTCTGGATCTCACATCCGAGTCTTGGGTGAAGGATGCTGTGGAGAACAGCACAGCGGCTACAACGTTTGATGGCAAAAATTATGCCTTCCCGTTCTCTATTGAAGGATATGGATTCATCTATAACCAGAATGTCTTGGATCAGGCGGTAGGTGGGACATTCGATCCGAAGTCTGTACAGACCACTGCACAGCTTGATGAGCTGTTCCAAAAGATCGCTGCTACTGGAAAATCACCTTTGATTGTATCACCAATGGATTGGTCGCTTGGTGCGCATTATCTGGGGCTTGCATATGGTGGGCAGTCGCCGGACCGTGCGAAGGTGGACCAATTCATTACTGATCTGAAGGCAGGACAAGTGGACCTTTCCTCCAATGCCGTATTTAATGGCTTGATAGATACATTTGACCTGATGAAAACCTACAATATTGATAAGGCTTCTCCATTGTCCGGAACCTATGAGCGTGGACCGGAGGTGCTTGGCAAGGGTGAGGTTGGCATCTGGTTCCAGGGCAACTGGGCATGGCCGCAAATTTCAAGCTTTGATACAGCAGATGGAAAATATGGCTTCCTCCCGGTACCTGTGAGCAATAATCCAGATGATTTCGGTAATACACAAATCTCTGCTGCTGTATCCAAACGAATATTGCTGGATAAGGAAAAGAGCACACCAGCGCAGCAGGAAGCAGCGAAGAAATTTTTGGAATGGATCGTTTATAACGAAAAAGGTCAGGATTTCCTGGTGAATCAAGCCAGTATTATTCCGGCATTCAGCAACATTACATTGGAGCCAACCGATCCACTTGGCAAATCCATTAGTGAATACATCAAGGCAGGAAAAATCGAGGAATCAATGAGTACACTTCCTGCGGATCACTGGTCCAAACTGGGTGCATCCATGCAGAAATACTTGGCTGACGTCATTGACCGTGCCGGACTTGCCAGCGAAATTCAGGCATACTGGAGCAACGTGAAATAA
- a CDS encoding succinylglutamate desuccinylase/aspartoacylase family protein, with amino-acid sequence MLVTKHVLLASSAHATPYYIVRGMMPGPVMFITSGVHGNETASMAAAQKLADDIATGRHAIQRGLLIIVPRVNQQAYAKKIRGKPDLNRTFPRRMSGKAKHPLAAAVFQLAREHRADWWLDLHEANGLSQLSSRVLGQTLVTNPGSRTIPACRRVIERMNRSISIRDRHFNLKQHELPGSARTAASRLLQARSVTVETCWSLNRSTRIKYQTKIVHHFLREAGMS; translated from the coding sequence ATGCTTGTGACCAAACATGTCCTTCTAGCATCCAGCGCACACGCCACTCCCTATTACATCGTACGTGGCATGATGCCGGGACCGGTGATGTTCATTACATCCGGGGTTCACGGGAATGAAACGGCGAGTATGGCCGCTGCACAAAAGCTCGCAGATGATATTGCGACAGGTCGTCACGCCATTCAGCGAGGGCTGTTAATTATCGTGCCACGCGTGAACCAGCAAGCCTACGCAAAGAAAATCAGAGGCAAGCCAGATCTGAATCGTACGTTTCCACGCCGCATGTCAGGCAAGGCCAAGCATCCGCTCGCTGCGGCAGTTTTTCAGCTGGCGCGTGAACATCGGGCCGACTGGTGGCTCGATCTGCATGAAGCCAACGGCCTGTCACAGCTTAGTTCACGGGTGCTTGGACAGACGTTGGTCACGAATCCCGGCAGTCGGACGATTCCAGCTTGCAGAAGAGTTATCGAACGGATGAATCGGTCGATTAGCATTCGTGATCGTCATTTTAACCTCAAACAGCATGAATTGCCGGGATCTGCCCGTACAGCGGCTTCAAGACTATTACAAGCCCGTTCCGTCACGGTGGAGACCTGTTGGAGTCTGAATCGCTCAACCCGTATCAAGTATCAGACGAAGATTGTGCACCATTTTCTGCGTGAAGCGGGTATGTCATGA
- a CDS encoding nitroreductase family protein: MEKRRSVRHFDSNYTISPVILTSLIESASKSPNGNNIQATRYLIIDDPDLRSTLLPIAFNQQQVMDASALIVMLGDYQAFEQDNIINIHEEGFQSGYFDASLRDYLANAAIQYYANKSDEELKVELTRDVSLASMSFILLANEAGFETITMSGYDSAQLKASLNISDRYLDVMLIAVGKGIKNGHQTVRHPVHKIMYRNTITSLG, translated from the coding sequence TTGGAAAAACGACGTTCCGTTCGTCATTTTGATTCAAATTATACGATAAGCCCAGTGATTCTGACATCGCTCATTGAATCTGCAAGCAAGTCACCGAATGGGAATAATATTCAAGCCACCCGGTACCTAATTATTGATGATCCCGACTTGCGGAGCACATTGCTGCCTATAGCTTTTAATCAACAACAGGTGATGGATGCTTCAGCATTGATAGTCATGTTGGGGGATTATCAGGCATTTGAGCAAGATAACATCATCAACATTCACGAAGAAGGCTTTCAGTCGGGCTATTTTGATGCATCACTCCGAGATTATCTGGCGAATGCGGCAATACAATACTATGCAAATAAATCGGATGAAGAGCTCAAGGTGGAGTTAACCCGAGATGTAAGCCTAGCATCGATGTCATTCATTCTACTCGCTAATGAGGCTGGTTTCGAAACCATCACGATGTCAGGTTATGATTCCGCTCAATTAAAAGCCAGCCTGAATATTTCCGATAGATACTTGGATGTCATGCTGATCGCAGTTGGCAAAGGTATTAAAAATGGACATCAAACGGTACGTCATCCTGTGCATAAAATTATGTATCGCAATACAATAACTTCCTTAGGATAA
- a CDS encoding sugar ABC transporter permease, which produces MLTEKGLWTRLRTRLIFTGPTLFAFATVMIIPFLYGIYLTFTNWDGIAVDQNFVGWDNYIGVFKDTVFWKSFGMTLEYVFITVVLTNAVAFLLAYAVTRGMKAQGWFRAGFFLPNLVGGIVLGFIWQFIFNQVLVFAGQKMNLTLFSTSWLADPDKAFWALIVVTVWQYAGYMMVIYIAGLMNVPKDVMEAASIDGASNRKMLARIVLPLMVPSFIVCIFLSLQRGFMVYDLNVSLTSGGPFKSTEMVSMHVYEQAFLARDYGLGQAEAFVLFILVAAITLLQVYFSKKLEVEA; this is translated from the coding sequence ATGCTGACCGAAAAAGGATTATGGACACGTCTGCGCACTCGCCTGATCTTTACTGGCCCGACATTATTTGCGTTTGCTACGGTGATGATTATTCCATTTTTGTATGGTATTTATTTGACGTTTACGAATTGGGATGGCATTGCAGTCGATCAAAACTTTGTTGGCTGGGATAATTATATTGGTGTGTTCAAGGACACCGTGTTCTGGAAATCATTCGGGATGACGCTGGAGTACGTATTTATTACCGTTGTGCTGACCAATGCGGTTGCATTCCTGCTCGCTTACGCTGTAACCCGGGGGATGAAGGCACAGGGCTGGTTTCGGGCCGGATTTTTCCTGCCGAATCTGGTGGGCGGAATCGTGCTTGGTTTCATCTGGCAGTTTATTTTTAATCAGGTACTCGTTTTTGCAGGACAAAAAATGAACCTCACTCTGTTTTCCACCTCCTGGCTGGCTGACCCGGATAAAGCGTTCTGGGCACTCATTGTGGTGACCGTTTGGCAGTATGCCGGTTATATGATGGTGATCTACATTGCAGGACTGATGAATGTGCCGAAGGATGTTATGGAGGCAGCCAGCATTGATGGGGCAAGTAATCGCAAAATGCTGGCGCGCATTGTATTGCCACTGATGGTTCCTTCATTTATTGTATGCATCTTTTTGTCACTGCAACGTGGATTCATGGTGTATGATCTGAACGTCTCTTTGACCAGTGGCGGGCCCTTCAAGAGCACAGAGATGGTATCCATGCATGTGTATGAGCAGGCCTTTCTTGCCCGTGACTACGGATTGGGTCAGGCAGAAGCCTTTGTTCTGTTTATCCTTGTAGCCGCCATTACATTGCTCCAGGTCTATTTCAGCAAAAAACTGGAGGTCGAGGCATGA
- a CDS encoding disulfide oxidoreductase: MSTSSKSERPARNVDTRLFVAWAVSVIATGGSLYFSEIKGYLPCDLCWYQRIFMYPLTILLGIAYFKDDVGITKYVLPLSFVGGGISLYHVTIQRIFSATGNAVACGKVPCYTDYLNWFGFITIPLLALIAFIIIIVMLWGIGKTPKSSL, from the coding sequence ATGAGTACATCATCAAAATCGGAGCGTCCAGCGAGAAATGTGGATACCCGGTTATTTGTGGCTTGGGCCGTTTCCGTTATTGCAACAGGGGGGAGTCTCTATTTCAGTGAGATCAAGGGATATCTACCATGTGATTTGTGCTGGTACCAGCGTATATTCATGTATCCACTAACCATTTTGCTGGGCATTGCCTACTTTAAGGATGACGTGGGCATCACGAAATACGTACTCCCACTTAGTTTTGTGGGTGGTGGCATTTCGTTATATCATGTAACAATCCAGCGTATTTTTTCGGCTACAGGTAATGCCGTAGCTTGTGGCAAGGTTCCGTGTTATACCGACTATTTGAACTGGTTTGGTTTCATCACCATTCCACTACTCGCACTGATTGCCTTTATTATCATCATCGTAATGCTGTGGGGTATCGGCAAAACACCAAAATCTTCTTTATAA